Proteins from one Candidatus Hydrogenedens sp. genomic window:
- a CDS encoding DUF167 domain-containing protein: protein MKTHSTYKFKVHISPNAHSDSIKIKEDGSLHIHVNAPPEKGKANEKLINIISDWLKINKKEIQIVQGLTSKIKLLEIPDEFKLQFVQKCNELKHKK from the coding sequence TTAAAGTTCACATATCGCCCAATGCTCATTCGGACTCTATCAAAATAAAAGAAGACGGCTCTTTACATATTCATGTAAACGCTCCTCCTGAAAAAGGAAAAGCCAACGAAAAATTGATAAATATAATTTCAGATTGGTTGAAAATAAATAAAAAAGAAATTCAAATTGTGCAAGGTTTAACCAGCAAAATAAAATTATTAGAAATACCCGATGAATTTAAATTACAATTTGTCCAGAAATGTAATGAGCTTAAACATAAAAAATAA